In Kitasatospora sp. NBC_00240, the following are encoded in one genomic region:
- a CDS encoding PucR family transcriptional regulator, with product MRVRDLLAPGAPRLRLLAGEDELDRQVSGVMTTDLHDPGRYLHGGELVLTGMLWRTAPEDSERFVRTLAAGGAVALAAGEAEVGPVPEDLVEACRRHRMPLLGVPDDVAFGAVAEFIGRQVSADRAADLSALVDRHRLLVSAAGGGGLDAVLDLLGGDLDLDCWVLTPTGAVIAGPADRLTAEDRDQLVRAHLGAQRQRRRPPHRARIASGSYSLLPAPAVPGSEAPLADWVLAVAGDVTEWTAKRQQLAENLARLVAAERTRRDEGRRLRRRLADEVLTLLQRDADPSEISRTLYASSAMAARYEGREPKPQASEGSWLVVSAEGTGLPDGAVRSILEEALTETSDRALVAGGGTGAVVVLPAPDTAVPADALRDLLAPLEAGLGSEGRITLGVSAPAQEAGGLRGALEEARHARRIAAARVGRVCVAGPEELASHVLLLAAVPDEVRRAFRSRLLDKVIAYDIEHQADLVRTLEAFLRSDGSWTRCAAQLHVHVNTLRYRIGRIEELTGRDLSRLEDRVDFYLALELA from the coding sequence ATGCGTGTCCGTGACCTGCTCGCCCCCGGAGCCCCGAGACTGCGGCTGCTCGCCGGTGAGGACGAACTCGACCGCCAGGTCAGCGGCGTCATGACCACGGACCTGCACGACCCCGGCCGCTACCTGCACGGCGGCGAACTGGTGCTCACCGGCATGCTCTGGCGCACCGCCCCCGAGGACTCCGAGCGCTTCGTGCGCACCCTGGCGGCCGGCGGCGCGGTGGCCCTCGCGGCGGGCGAGGCCGAGGTCGGCCCGGTGCCGGAGGACCTCGTCGAGGCCTGCCGCAGGCACCGGATGCCGCTGCTCGGCGTGCCCGACGACGTCGCCTTCGGCGCGGTCGCCGAGTTCATCGGCCGTCAGGTCTCCGCCGACCGCGCCGCCGACCTGTCCGCCCTGGTGGACCGGCACCGGCTGCTGGTCTCGGCGGCCGGCGGCGGCGGGCTGGACGCCGTCCTCGATCTGCTCGGCGGCGACCTGGACCTGGACTGCTGGGTGCTCACCCCGACCGGTGCGGTGATCGCGGGCCCCGCCGACCGGCTCACCGCCGAGGACCGCGACCAGCTCGTCCGGGCCCACCTCGGCGCCCAGCGCCAGCGCCGCCGGCCCCCGCACCGGGCCCGGATCGCCTCCGGCTCGTACTCGCTGCTCCCGGCGCCCGCCGTCCCCGGCTCCGAGGCCCCGCTCGCCGACTGGGTGCTCGCGGTGGCCGGCGACGTCACCGAGTGGACCGCCAAGCGCCAGCAGCTCGCCGAGAACCTCGCCCGGCTGGTCGCCGCCGAGCGCACCCGCCGCGACGAGGGCCGCCGGCTGCGCCGCCGCCTCGCCGACGAGGTGCTGACCCTGCTCCAGCGCGACGCCGACCCCTCCGAGATCAGCCGCACCCTGTACGCCTCCTCGGCGATGGCCGCCCGCTACGAGGGCCGCGAGCCCAAGCCGCAGGCCTCCGAGGGCTCCTGGCTGGTGGTCAGCGCCGAGGGCACCGGGCTGCCCGACGGCGCGGTGCGCTCGATCCTGGAGGAAGCTCTCACCGAGACCTCCGACCGGGCACTGGTGGCCGGCGGCGGGACGGGCGCGGTGGTCGTGCTGCCCGCCCCGGACACCGCGGTGCCCGCCGACGCGCTGCGCGACCTGCTCGCCCCGCTGGAGGCCGGCCTCGGCTCCGAGGGCCGGATCACCCTCGGCGTCTCCGCCCCCGCCCAGGAGGCCGGCGGCCTGCGCGGCGCCCTGGAGGAGGCCCGGCACGCCCGCCGGATCGCCGCCGCCCGGGTCGGCCGGGTCTGCGTGGCTGGCCCCGAGGAGCTGGCCTCGCACGTCCTGCTGCTGGCCGCCGTCCCGGACGAGGTCCGCCGGGCCTTCCGCAGCCGGCTGCTGGACAAGGTCATCGCGTACGACATCGAGCACCAGGCCGATCTGGTCCGCACCCTGGAGGCCTTCCTGCGCTCGGACGGCTCCTGGACGCGCTGCGCGGCCCAGCTGCACGTGCACGTGAACACCCTGCGGTACCGGATCGGCCGGATCGAGGAGCTGACCGGCCGTGACCTGTCCCGGCTGGAGGACCGGGTCGACTTCTACCTGGCGCTGGAACTGGCCTGA
- a CDS encoding FAD binding domain-containing protein: MEFLRPATWDEALAAKAEYPTALPISGGTDVMVEMNFDVHRPSAILDLNRITELTEWAITGDVVQLGASVPYTRIIEELSGPLPGLALAAHTVGSPQIRNRGGVGGNLGGASPAGDAHPALLAAGRDVFVEVASHARGARLIAIDDFYVGVKRNSMEQDELIRRVHIPVADGPQQFSKIGTRNAMVIAVCAFGFALHPKNGTVGTGIGSAAPTPRRAVEAEEYLQGVLAERGLWESGDLLGAEVTQRFGELVKAAASPIDDVRGTADYRRHSLAVMARRTLTWTWNDYSKQIRSAA; encoded by the coding sequence ATGGAGTTCCTTCGGCCCGCTACCTGGGACGAGGCACTCGCGGCGAAGGCTGAGTACCCGACCGCGCTGCCCATCTCGGGCGGTACGGACGTCATGGTCGAGATGAACTTCGACGTGCACCGGCCATCCGCGATTCTCGACCTCAACCGCATCACCGAGCTCACGGAGTGGGCGATCACGGGCGACGTGGTCCAGCTCGGTGCCTCGGTGCCGTACACCCGGATCATCGAAGAGCTGTCCGGGCCGCTGCCCGGCCTCGCGCTGGCGGCCCACACCGTCGGCTCGCCGCAGATCCGCAACCGCGGCGGCGTGGGCGGCAACCTGGGCGGGGCCTCCCCCGCCGGTGACGCCCACCCCGCGCTGCTGGCGGCCGGCCGCGACGTCTTCGTCGAGGTCGCCTCGCACGCCCGTGGTGCCCGGCTGATCGCGATCGACGACTTCTACGTCGGCGTGAAGCGGAACTCGATGGAGCAGGACGAGCTGATCCGGCGCGTCCACATCCCCGTGGCGGACGGCCCGCAGCAGTTCTCGAAGATCGGCACCCGCAACGCGATGGTCATCGCGGTCTGCGCCTTCGGCTTCGCGCTGCACCCCAAGAACGGCACCGTCGGCACCGGCATCGGTTCGGCCGCCCCCACGCCGCGGCGCGCGGTGGAGGCCGAGGAGTACCTGCAGGGTGTGCTCGCCGAGCGCGGTCTGTGGGAGTCGGGCGACCTGCTCGGCGCCGAGGTCACCCAGCGCTTCGGCGAGCTGGTCAAGGCCGCCGCCTCCCCGATCGACGACGTCCGGGGCACCGCCGACTACCGCCGGCACTCACTGGCCGTGATGGCCCGGCGGACCCTCACCTGGACGTGGAACGACTACAGCAAGCAGATCAGGAGCGCGGCATGA
- a CDS encoding (2Fe-2S)-binding protein produces the protein MRVTFTANGKPVEADDVWEGESLLYVLRERVGLPGSKNACEQGECGSCTVYLDGTPVCSCLVAAGQVQGREVRTVEGLTDENGELGLVQQAFIDAGAVQCGFCTPGLLVQTDALLDNDAQPSDTDIREALSGNLCRCTGYEKIMDAVRLASARKCAKAASE, from the coding sequence ATGAGGGTCACATTCACCGCCAACGGCAAGCCCGTGGAGGCGGACGACGTCTGGGAGGGCGAGAGCCTTCTCTACGTGCTGCGCGAGCGGGTCGGCCTGCCGGGCTCCAAGAACGCCTGCGAGCAGGGCGAGTGCGGGTCCTGCACGGTCTACCTGGACGGCACCCCGGTCTGTTCGTGTCTGGTCGCGGCCGGCCAGGTGCAGGGCCGCGAGGTCCGCACCGTCGAGGGCCTGACCGACGAGAACGGCGAGCTGGGCCTCGTCCAGCAGGCGTTCATCGACGCCGGCGCCGTGCAGTGCGGTTTCTGCACCCCCGGCCTGCTGGTGCAGACCGACGCGCTGCTGGACAACGACGCGCAGCCGAGCGACACGGACATCCGTGAGGCCCTCTCGGGGAACCTGTGCCGCTGCACCGGCTACGAGAAGATCATGGACGCGGTGCGGCTCGCTTCCGCCCGCAAGTGCGCGAAGGCGGCCTCCGAATGA
- the pucD gene encoding xanthine dehydrogenase subunit D, translating into MSTRTIQGQKNLQDIRQASKDGIGGSPLRPDGTLKVKGEFAYSSDMWHEDMLWGMALRSPHPRANILSVDISEALKLPGVYAVLTHDDIPGSKFYGLEIQDQPALAIDKVRYHGEAIAIVAADHPETARRAVKKIKVEYEVLTPIVTEEQCLNPEVYGYVHEPHEFKSHGYGNICHSQKLVHGGGVTDEIRALADVIVKSDYEVGMQDQAFLGPESGLAVPAEDGGIDLYVATQWLHVDRQQMAPVLGLPEEKVRLTLAGVGGAFGGREDLSMQIHASLLAQRTGKPVKIVYARDESFFGHVHRHPAKMTYEHGVTRDGKLVFADARIVLDGGAYASASPAVVGNAASLGHGPYNIPNVRMEAIALYSNNPSCGAMRGFGAVQAAFAYESQMDKLAAELGMDPVELRQLNAMSEGDSMPTGQVIDSPAPVAELLQRVKDMPLPPPLDLENVDVRTLPGALSNTSHGEGIVRGIGYSVGIKNVGFSEGFDDYSTARVRLEVIGGEPVAMVHTAMAEVGQGGVTVHAQIARTELGVEQVTIHPANTEVGSAGSTSASRQTYMTGGAVKLAAEAVKQAVIEKGRRRYGWTQNDLTLAGGKVVSESQGALIPLVDLLGDEAVDLTREHHHRPTVPFDKETGQGFGHVQYTFCANRAVVDVDVELGLVKVVELTAAQDVGKALNPLSVIGQIQGGCTQALGLAVMEEIIVRDGKVRNASFTDYLIPTILDTPPIPVDILELPDPNAPYGLRGVGEAPTVSATPCIVAAIRQATGKALNRIPVRPEHITGTL; encoded by the coding sequence ATGAGTACTCGTACCATCCAGGGTCAGAAGAACCTTCAGGACATCCGGCAGGCCAGCAAGGACGGCATCGGCGGCTCGCCGCTGCGTCCGGACGGCACGCTCAAGGTGAAGGGCGAGTTCGCCTACTCGTCCGACATGTGGCACGAGGACATGCTCTGGGGTATGGCGCTGCGCTCGCCGCACCCCCGGGCCAACATCCTCTCGGTGGACATCTCCGAGGCGCTGAAGCTCCCCGGCGTCTACGCGGTGCTGACCCACGACGACATCCCGGGCAGCAAGTTCTACGGCCTGGAGATCCAGGACCAGCCGGCGCTGGCCATCGACAAGGTCCGGTACCACGGTGAGGCGATCGCGATCGTCGCGGCCGACCACCCGGAGACGGCCCGCCGCGCGGTGAAGAAGATCAAGGTCGAGTACGAGGTACTGACCCCGATCGTCACCGAGGAGCAGTGCCTCAACCCCGAGGTGTACGGCTACGTCCACGAGCCGCACGAGTTCAAGTCGCACGGCTACGGCAACATCTGCCACAGCCAGAAGCTGGTGCACGGCGGCGGCGTCACGGACGAGATCCGCGCGCTGGCCGACGTCATCGTGAAGTCCGACTACGAGGTCGGCATGCAGGACCAGGCCTTCCTCGGCCCGGAGTCCGGCCTGGCCGTGCCCGCCGAGGACGGCGGCATCGACCTCTACGTCGCCACCCAGTGGCTGCACGTGGACCGCCAGCAGATGGCCCCCGTGCTGGGCCTGCCGGAGGAGAAGGTGCGCCTCACGCTGGCCGGTGTCGGCGGCGCCTTCGGCGGCCGCGAGGACCTGTCGATGCAGATCCACGCGAGCCTGCTCGCCCAGCGCACCGGCAAGCCCGTCAAGATCGTCTACGCCCGTGACGAATCCTTCTTCGGCCATGTGCACCGCCACCCGGCGAAGATGACCTACGAGCACGGCGTCACCCGCGACGGCAAGCTGGTCTTCGCCGACGCCCGGATCGTGCTGGACGGCGGCGCCTACGCCTCCGCCTCCCCCGCGGTCGTCGGCAACGCCGCGTCGCTCGGCCACGGCCCGTACAACATCCCGAACGTGCGGATGGAGGCCATCGCCCTCTACAGCAACAACCCGTCCTGCGGCGCGATGCGCGGCTTCGGCGCCGTCCAGGCGGCGTTCGCGTACGAGTCGCAGATGGACAAGCTCGCCGCCGAGCTGGGGATGGACCCGGTCGAGCTGCGCCAGCTGAACGCGATGTCCGAGGGCGACTCCATGCCCACCGGGCAGGTCATCGACTCGCCGGCCCCGGTCGCCGAGCTGCTGCAGCGGGTCAAGGACATGCCGCTCCCGCCGCCGCTGGACCTGGAGAACGTCGACGTCCGCACCCTGCCGGGCGCGCTGTCCAACACCTCGCACGGCGAGGGCATCGTCCGCGGCATCGGCTACTCGGTCGGCATCAAGAACGTCGGCTTCTCCGAGGGCTTCGACGACTACTCCACCGCCCGGGTCCGCCTGGAGGTCATCGGCGGCGAGCCGGTCGCCATGGTGCACACCGCGATGGCCGAGGTCGGCCAGGGCGGCGTCACCGTGCACGCCCAGATCGCCCGCACCGAGCTCGGGGTCGAGCAGGTGACCATCCACCCGGCGAACACCGAGGTCGGCTCGGCCGGCTCCACCTCCGCGTCGCGTCAGACGTACATGACCGGTGGCGCGGTGAAGCTCGCCGCCGAGGCGGTCAAGCAGGCGGTGATCGAGAAGGGCCGCCGGCGCTACGGCTGGACCCAGAACGACCTCACGCTGGCCGGCGGAAAGGTGGTCTCCGAGTCCCAGGGGGCGCTGATCCCGCTGGTCGACCTGCTCGGCGACGAGGCCGTCGACCTGACCCGCGAGCACCACCACCGCCCGACCGTCCCCTTCGACAAGGAGACCGGGCAGGGCTTCGGCCACGTCCAGTACACCTTCTGCGCCAACCGCGCGGTGGTCGACGTGGACGTCGAGCTGGGCCTGGTCAAGGTGGTCGAGCTGACCGCCGCCCAGGACGTCGGCAAGGCGCTGAACCCGCTGTCCGTGATCGGCCAGATCCAGGGCGGCTGCACCCAGGCCCTGGGCCTCGCCGTGATGGAGGAGATCATCGTCCGGGACGGCAAGGTGCGCAACGCCTCCTTCACCGACTACCTGATCCCGACCATCCTGGACACCCCGCCGATCCCGGTGGACATCCTGGAGCTCCCCGACCCCAACGCCCCGTACGGGCTGCGCGGTGTCGGCGAGGCCCCGACCGTCTCGGCCACCCCGTGCATCGTCGCGGCGATCCGCCAGGCGACCGGCAAGGCGCTCAACCGGATCCCGGTCCGGCCCGAGCACATCACCGGGACGCTGTAG
- a CDS encoding NCS2 family permease, which produces MTRIPTEPGTTEERPAEDDATTPPPAAQPKNAMDAYFKISARGSTFGNELRGGLTTFMAMAYILLLNPILLGGADKNGMHLDHAQLTTATALAAAVTTILMGVVGNVPLALAAGLSVSGALSTIVAPHTTWPQAFGLCVIYGLMIVLLVVSGLREKIMNGIPLPLKHAITIGIGLFVALIGLVKSGFIHHGPDPYGPPVSLGPAGELAGWPVLIFSVTLIAIFILLARNVRGAILLGIAGGTVVAFVVNATVNLPEHTWSSSVPEWPGSPVAAPNFGLFGDIDLFGAFGGQGMGAISASVAVFTLVLAGFFDAMATIIGVGTEAGLADRQGRMPGLSKALFIDGAGGAVGGVAGAGGQTVFVESATGVGDGARTGLASLVTGSFFALMLFFSPIAGIVPVEVASAALVVIGSMMMSQARHIDWSDREVAIPAFLTCVLMPFTYNITAGVAAGVISYVAIKTGTGKWREPGPLMWILTAVFVIYFALGPVKELLGVH; this is translated from the coding sequence ATGACCCGGATCCCGACGGAGCCAGGTACCACTGAAGAAAGACCCGCTGAGGACGACGCCACCACGCCGCCCCCGGCAGCACAGCCGAAGAACGCCATGGATGCCTACTTCAAGATATCGGCCCGGGGCTCGACCTTCGGGAACGAGCTCCGCGGCGGCCTCACCACCTTCATGGCCATGGCCTACATCCTGCTGCTGAACCCGATCCTGCTCGGCGGTGCCGACAAGAACGGCATGCACCTGGATCACGCGCAGCTGACCACCGCCACCGCGCTGGCCGCCGCCGTCACCACCATCCTGATGGGTGTGGTCGGCAACGTCCCGCTGGCCCTCGCAGCCGGCCTCTCGGTCTCCGGCGCGCTCTCCACCATCGTCGCGCCGCACACCACCTGGCCACAGGCTTTCGGCCTCTGTGTGATCTACGGTCTGATGATCGTGCTGCTGGTGGTCTCCGGCCTCCGCGAGAAGATCATGAACGGCATTCCGCTGCCGCTCAAGCACGCGATCACCATCGGCATCGGCCTCTTCGTCGCGCTGATCGGCCTGGTGAAGTCGGGCTTCATCCACCACGGCCCGGACCCGTACGGCCCGCCCGTCTCGCTCGGCCCGGCCGGCGAACTGGCCGGCTGGCCCGTGCTGATCTTCTCGGTCACCCTGATCGCGATCTTCATCCTGCTGGCCCGCAACGTCCGCGGCGCGATCCTGCTCGGCATCGCCGGCGGCACCGTGGTGGCCTTCGTCGTCAACGCGACGGTGAACCTCCCGGAGCACACCTGGAGCAGCTCGGTCCCGGAGTGGCCCGGCAGCCCGGTCGCGGCACCCAACTTCGGCCTCTTCGGCGACATCGACCTGTTCGGCGCCTTCGGCGGCCAGGGCATGGGCGCCATCAGCGCCTCGGTCGCGGTCTTCACCCTGGTCCTGGCGGGCTTCTTCGACGCGATGGCCACCATCATCGGCGTCGGTACCGAGGCCGGTCTCGCCGACCGGCAGGGCCGGATGCCCGGCCTGTCCAAGGCCCTGTTCATCGACGGCGCCGGCGGCGCGGTCGGTGGCGTGGCGGGCGCCGGCGGCCAGACGGTCTTCGTCGAGTCCGCCACCGGTGTCGGCGACGGCGCCCGGACCGGCCTCGCCTCGCTGGTCACCGGCAGCTTCTTCGCGCTGATGCTCTTCTTCTCCCCGATCGCCGGCATCGTGCCGGTCGAGGTCGCCTCCGCCGCGCTGGTCGTCATCGGCTCGATGATGATGAGCCAGGCCAGGCACATCGACTGGTCGGACCGCGAGGTCGCCATCCCGGCCTTCCTCACCTGCGTCCTGATGCCGTTCACGTACAACATCACCGCCGGTGTCGCCGCAGGTGTCATCTCCTACGTCGCCATCAAGACCGGCACCGGCAAGTGGCGCGAGCCCGGGCCGCTGATGTGGATCCTGACCGCCGTCTTCGTGATCTACTTCGCGCTCGGTCCGGTCAAGGAACTGCTCGGCGTCCACTAG
- a CDS encoding XdhC/CoxI family protein — MQDIAEQLQAWHASGRSFAVATVVGVSGSAPRDPGAALAVDAAGEAVGSVSGGCVEGAVYELCQEAVASGQPVLERFGYSDEDAFAVGLTCGGILDVFVQPITPGADAAMDAGITYIASGTPVALARVIEGPAALVGATVAVTADSHHGRLSPAPTTTGALERAAVAEARAMLDAGRTGKVVLGLDGRPCDEEELGTVTFFVESYVPAPRMLVFGAIDFAAAVVRIGKFLGYHVTVCDARPVFATARRFPDADEVVVDWPHRYLDSQLDRIDGRTVLCVLTHDAKFDIPLLERALRLPVGFVGAMGSRRTHRDRNARLREVGLTDAEIGRLRSPIGLDLGARTPEETAVSVAAEIVAHRRGGSCLPLSAGDGPIHHDLARAQEEQARSHAA, encoded by the coding sequence ATGCAAGACATCGCCGAGCAGCTGCAGGCCTGGCACGCGTCCGGGCGCTCCTTCGCCGTGGCCACGGTCGTCGGTGTCTCCGGCAGCGCGCCGCGCGACCCGGGAGCCGCGCTGGCCGTCGACGCCGCCGGCGAGGCCGTCGGCAGCGTGTCCGGCGGATGTGTCGAGGGGGCCGTGTACGAGCTGTGCCAGGAGGCCGTCGCCTCCGGGCAGCCGGTGCTGGAACGCTTCGGGTACAGCGACGAGGACGCCTTCGCGGTGGGTCTGACCTGCGGCGGCATCCTGGACGTGTTCGTCCAGCCGATCACCCCCGGCGCCGACGCCGCGATGGACGCCGGCATCACCTACATCGCCTCCGGCACCCCGGTCGCCCTGGCCCGGGTGATCGAGGGCCCCGCCGCGCTGGTCGGCGCCACCGTCGCCGTCACCGCGGACAGCCACCACGGCAGGCTCTCCCCCGCCCCGACCACCACCGGCGCCCTGGAGCGCGCCGCCGTCGCCGAGGCCCGGGCCATGCTGGACGCCGGCCGCACCGGCAAGGTGGTCCTCGGCCTGGACGGCCGCCCCTGCGACGAGGAGGAGCTGGGTACCGTCACCTTCTTCGTCGAGTCGTACGTCCCCGCGCCCCGGATGCTGGTCTTCGGCGCCATCGACTTCGCCGCCGCCGTGGTGCGGATCGGCAAGTTCCTCGGCTACCACGTCACCGTCTGCGACGCCCGCCCGGTCTTCGCCACCGCCCGCCGCTTCCCCGACGCCGACGAGGTCGTGGTCGACTGGCCGCACCGCTACCTGGACTCCCAGCTCGACCGGATCGACGGCCGCACCGTGCTGTGCGTGCTCACCCACGACGCCAAGTTCGACATCCCCCTGCTGGAGCGCGCCCTGCGGCTGCCGGTGGGCTTCGTCGGCGCGATGGGCTCGCGCCGCACCCACCGCGACCGCAACGCCCGGCTGCGCGAGGTCGGGCTGACCGACGCCGAGATCGGCCGGCTGCGCTCGCCGATCGGCCTGGACCTCGGCGCCCGCACCCCGGAGGAGACCGCCGTCTCGGTGGCCGCCGAGATCGTCGCCCACCGGCGCGGCGGCAGCTGCCTCCCGCTCTCCGCCGGCGACGGCCCGATCCACCACGACCTGGCCCGCGCGCAGGAGGAGCAGGCCCGCTCGCACGCGGCCTGA
- a CDS encoding cold shock domain-containing protein encodes MATGTVKSYEAGHGYGLITPDDGGPDVTLYYDSVIRTVAGAPGVDQHGQVLTVGQRVSYEAAVEEGRTVAEHVRLL; translated from the coding sequence ATGGCCACCGGCACTGTGAAGTCGTACGAGGCGGGTCACGGCTACGGCCTGATCACCCCCGACGACGGGGGGCCGGACGTGACCCTCTACTACGACTCCGTGATCCGTACGGTCGCCGGCGCGCCGGGTGTCGACCAGCACGGCCAGGTTCTGACGGTGGGACAGCGGGTGAGCTACGAGGCCGCCGTGGAGGAGGGCCGCACGGTGGCCGAGCACGTCCGGCTGCTCTGA
- a CDS encoding PIN domain nuclease: MSERYLIDKSALARYPKPVVRAVVEPLHNAGLLAVCGAVELEILHSSRSRADAARIRDEMRGFDWLPTPDEAWDRALDVQAALVGTGNWRALSLADLIIAATAERHGVAVLHYDGDYDMITAVTGQPARWVVPAGTAD; encoded by the coding sequence GTGAGCGAGCGCTACCTGATCGACAAGTCCGCGCTCGCGCGCTATCCGAAGCCGGTGGTCCGAGCGGTTGTCGAGCCGCTCCACAACGCCGGGCTGCTCGCCGTCTGCGGGGCAGTCGAGCTGGAAATCCTGCACAGTTCCCGTTCAAGGGCTGATGCCGCACGGATCCGTGACGAGATGCGCGGCTTCGACTGGCTGCCGACACCGGACGAAGCGTGGGACCGCGCGCTGGATGTCCAGGCCGCGCTGGTCGGGACGGGCAACTGGCGCGCCCTCTCCCTGGCCGACCTGATCATCGCCGCGACCGCCGAGCGCCACGGCGTCGCGGTGCTGCACTACGACGGCGACTACGACATGATCACGGCAGTCACGGGCCAGCCCGCCCGGTGGGTCGTGCCCGCGGGTACGGCCGACTGA
- a CDS encoding type II toxin-antitoxin system VapB family antitoxin, with protein MARTVIDVNDDLLAEAAEIFGTTTKVATVNAALEDVVKRRKRASFLNWLAEGGLPDLTGPVDGSPGSAGDQAA; from the coding sequence ATGGCCCGTACCGTGATAGACGTCAACGACGACCTGCTGGCCGAGGCCGCCGAGATCTTCGGTACCACCACGAAGGTGGCGACGGTCAATGCGGCGCTGGAGGACGTGGTCAAGCGCCGCAAGCGAGCCTCGTTCCTGAACTGGCTGGCCGAGGGCGGGCTGCCGGACCTCACCGGTCCGGTCGACGGCTCGCCGGGGAGCGCGGGGGACCAGGCGGCGTGA
- a CDS encoding SDR family oxidoreductase translates to MTPRRRTVHSADGLPLAVFEQGDPAAPTVLMVHGYPDTHAVWDDVAEDLAADHHVVRYDVRGAGASGVPADRDGYRLEHLAADLFAVADAVSPDRPVHVLAHDWGSLQSWEAVTEPGAERRIASYTTLSGPCLDHMGFWLRARFRRPTPRHLRQLLSQGLHSWYITAFHLPVLAPATWRFGLARAWPRVLRDLEGVAPRPGHPQPTLRQDAVRGIELYRANMRPTLRAPRERPTEVPVQLVTLTRDRYVGVALSEGLERWVPNLTRRSLNASHWSALLEKGSVVAGLVREFTARTGAGQKAGPPEDGRLVVVTGAGSGIGRATALAFAELGSRVVVCDLDLEAATRTAELASLIGPAAHAYRVDVSDGVAVDAFAKQVAADHGVPDVLVNNAGIGHSGTFLQTTEQEWQRVLDVNLWGVIHGCRAFGTLMTERGEGGHIVNLASAAAYLPSKLLAAYATSKAAVLMLSDCLRAELAPAGIGVSAICPGIVSTNITRTTTFSGVTADQQAAKQERASKLYARRGFPPEKVAAEIVRAVRTGKPVVPVTFEAKAARLLGRLSPGLLRLAARLNVG, encoded by the coding sequence ATGACCCCCCGCCGCCGCACCGTGCACTCCGCCGACGGACTGCCGCTCGCCGTCTTCGAGCAGGGCGACCCGGCCGCGCCGACCGTCCTGATGGTGCACGGCTACCCCGACACCCACGCGGTCTGGGACGACGTCGCCGAGGACCTCGCCGCCGACCACCACGTGGTGCGCTACGACGTCCGCGGTGCGGGGGCCTCCGGCGTCCCGGCCGACCGGGACGGCTACCGCCTGGAACACCTCGCCGCCGACCTCTTCGCGGTCGCCGACGCGGTCAGCCCGGACCGCCCGGTGCACGTGCTCGCCCACGACTGGGGCTCGCTGCAGTCCTGGGAGGCCGTCACCGAGCCCGGCGCCGAGCGGCGGATCGCCTCGTACACCACGCTGTCCGGTCCGTGCCTGGACCACATGGGCTTCTGGCTGCGCGCCCGGTTCCGCCGGCCCACCCCCAGGCACCTGCGGCAGCTGCTCTCCCAGGGCCTGCACTCCTGGTACATCACCGCCTTCCACCTGCCGGTGCTGGCCCCCGCCACCTGGCGGTTCGGGCTGGCCCGGGCCTGGCCCCGGGTGCTGCGCGACCTGGAGGGCGTCGCCCCGCGCCCCGGCCACCCGCAGCCGACGCTGCGCCAGGACGCCGTGCGCGGGATCGAGCTGTACCGGGCCAACATGCGCCCCACCCTGCGCGCCCCCCGCGAGCGGCCCACCGAGGTGCCCGTCCAGCTGGTCACCCTGACCCGGGACCGCTACGTCGGGGTCGCGCTCTCGGAGGGCCTGGAGCGCTGGGTGCCGAACCTCACCCGGCGCTCGCTGAACGCCTCGCACTGGTCCGCACTGCTGGAGAAGGGGTCCGTCGTGGCCGGTCTGGTCCGTGAGTTCACCGCCCGTACCGGGGCCGGGCAGAAGGCCGGGCCGCCCGAGGACGGCCGCCTCGTCGTCGTCACCGGCGCCGGCAGCGGCATCGGCCGGGCCACCGCGCTGGCCTTCGCCGAGCTGGGCTCCCGGGTGGTGGTCTGCGACCTGGACCTCGAAGCCGCGACCCGTACCGCCGAACTCGCCTCGCTGATCGGTCCGGCCGCCCACGCCTACCGGGTGGACGTCAGCGACGGCGTGGCCGTCGACGCCTTCGCCAAGCAGGTCGCCGCCGACCACGGGGTGCCGGACGTGCTGGTCAACAACGCCGGCATCGGCCACTCCGGCACCTTCCTGCAGACCACCGAGCAGGAGTGGCAGCGCGTCCTGGACGTCAACCTGTGGGGCGTCATCCACGGCTGCCGCGCCTTCGGCACTCTGATGACCGAGCGCGGCGAGGGCGGTCACATCGTCAACCTCGCCTCGGCGGCCGCCTACCTGCCGTCCAAGCTGCTGGCCGCGTACGCCACCAGCAAGGCGGCCGTGCTGATGCTCTCGGACTGCCTGCGCGCCGAACTCGCCCCGGCCGGCATCGGCGTCAGCGCGATCTGCCCCGGCATCGTCAGCACCAACATCACCCGCACCACCACGTTCTCCGGCGTCACCGCCGACCAGCAGGCCGCCAAGCAGGAGCGCGCCTCCAAGCTGTACGCCCGCCGAGGCTTCCCGCCGGAGAAGGTCGCGGCCGAGATCGTCCGGGCCGTGCGCACCGGCAAGCCGGTCGTCCCGGTCACCTTCGAGGCCAAGGCCGCCCGCCTGCTGGGCCGGCTCTCCCCGGGGCTGCTGCGGCTGGCGGCCCGGCTGAACGTGGGCTGA